In Candidatus Ozemobacteraceae bacterium, the sequence AGAATTCGGGTGAAGTCTCCGTTTTTTTCGTTTTCCGGACGATGCGAGAGGATTCTATGTCCTCATTCTACATCAATACCGGTTCCATGCACAGACGCCGCATTCAGGAGACGGGCAGAAAATATACATACTGAAATATCAAAGTGAAAGAGCTTCTGAAATTGCGATGTCCGACTCCTCGGCCGTCAGGGGGCGCGGGTAGTTGTACATGACGCCGCCCGGCCGCTCGTTGTAATAGGGGCGGTTGCAGGCGCCGCACCCGGACGTCCGAAAGGCGAGCCCGTCTGAGAGGAGGCGCCTGAGAGCGTGCGGCGGCAGGCCGAAATCGACGAGCAGACCGTCCCTGAAGACGGCCCGGTCGATGGTTACTGATCCGTTGCGTCGCAGCCAACGCCAGGCTTGGAGTCTTCGATACGAGGACGGAGGCGGCGGACTGCCGCTTCCGTTCGTCGGCGTGAAGGCGAACAGGGCGATATCCCCGCCGGCGTCCATCAGCGCGTCCATCCGCCGTATGAACGTTTCCTCGGAATCGCCGAGGCCGGCGATCAGGTGGACCTCGACCCGGCCGGGCCATGCCCTGCACAGGTCCAGCACGGCCGGGTAATCGGCGTCGTGCCGTCGCTTTTTGTGCTGCTGATAGGTGTCGGCGCCGGCCGCGTCGAGACCGATCCCGACGTGGTCGACCCCCTGGCCGAGCAGCCGCGCGGCAAGCGCGGTCTGCGACGGGTGGATGGTCACGCTGAGGGTGAAATGCCGGTCTATAAAATATTTTGAAATATCTATCAGCGACTCTTCCGTGTCGGGGTTCCATCCGGTCTGCATGCAGACGCGCCCGAACGGTCTGGGTTCGCGCGACAGCGCGTCGATGACGGTTTCCGTTGGAAATTCCGGCCAGACGATGCGGGAAAGCCGCTGAGTCTCGAGATTGCCGTTAGCGCGCGGGCAGAAACTGCATGCTCCATGACAACCGGTGTCCCAGAGCAGATATGCGGTCGTCGGCGGCGCGTCCTGGGTGCCGCGCTTGAGGCCGAGCACGAGCGCCGTGCCGTAGCTGACCCTGATCTTTTCCGGATTCATCGGGCCGTCAGGCATACTCGAGCGAGCAGCACTCGGTCTGTTCCTCGACCTGAACGCCGTGCTCCGCGAGAATTCGGACGAATTCGTGCTCGGGCATTACGATGACGCGCGCCCCGGCCACCCAGGCCAGAACATCGAACCGGCGGCGATAGAGCCCGGACGGCCGCATGCAGCCGAGGTGGATCGGGCAGGCAAGCCGCGCGGCCGCGTCCGCGATGATAGCGACGGCTTCGTGAATATCCGGGGCCTGCCTGTCTGCATACGGCGTGTTCTGGGTGGGGCGGAACACGAGAAACGTCAGGGCGGCCGGTGGATTGGCTGCGAGAAAGTCGATCACGTGGGGTTCGCCCGAGATGGCACCGCCGCGAAGGCCCAGCGTCAGATGCGGAACCACCCGGAAATGTCGCGCCAGTTCGAGGTAACAGGCCTCGATCTCGGAAACCGGCCGGGAAAGGCCGTACACTTCTCGAACCGTTTCCGCGTCGCCGGCGAGATCGTAGGAAACCGTGACGGGCCGCCCCTTGAGCGGAAGGAGCGACTCGGCCCCCTGGACGCCGACGTGAAGGTTCAGCCCCGCTTCCGCAGGCATGCGCAGAATCCTGTCGATATGCCCCGAAAGGGGAACGCGGCCGGAGCAGTCGCTTCCTCCGCTGATCAGAAACGAGCGGAACGTTTCGTAATCGCTGCTGTCGAGCGCCGAAAGGGGACGCATCGCCTCGAGATAGTGGCCGTTGCAGTGGGAGCAACGAAGCTCGCATTGCGGGCCCGTGACGGAAACCGCGAGCGTTCGATGCGGCCTCGATCGTCGGAGAAGCAGGGGGCGGTTCGAAGCGGCATTCCAAAGGCGATCGAAGAGGGGGTGATCCTCCGGGGGGAGGAGCGATCCGAGCGCCCGGCGAAGCGCATCGAGCCGTTGACTCATGGATGGAGCCTCAGATCTCGTCTTCGGCCGAAACCCGGATGACTTCCTCGAGAGTCGTCAACCCGCGCAGCACCTTCGCGAGGCCGTCCTGGCGCAACGTGCGCATGCCCTGCTTCATTGCTTCGTTCTTGATGACGCTGGTCGGAGACTTCTCGACGATCAGTTCCTTGATGCGCTCGTTTGGGATGAGCAGTTCGCTGACGGTCGTGCGGCCTTTGTAGCCCGTCTTGTTGCACTGCTCGCAGCCTTCGCCGGAATACACGTGCGTCTTGCCGGCCTGATACAGAAGCTTGCTGTGCTTGATGATGCCGGCGGAGGGAACGAACTCCTTCTTGCAGTTCTCGCAGATGAGTCGGCAGAGACGCTGCGCCATGACGCCGATGATCGAGCTGGCGACGAGGAACGGTTCGGTCCCCATGTCGATGAGTCGAGTCATGGCGCCGGCCGCGTCGTTGGTGTGAAGTGTCGAAAAGACGAGATGGCCGGTCAAGGCCGCCCGGATGGAAATTTCGGCGGTGTCGACGTCGCGTATTTCGCCGACCATGATGACGTCGGGATCCTGCCGGAGGATCGAGCGGAGGCCGCCGGCGAAGCTGAAGCCGGCTTTCGGGTTGATCTGGCCTTGGTTGATGCCGGCGAGCTGATACTCGACCGGATCTTCGATCGTCACGATGTTGATGGCCGGGTCCTTGATCCGCATCAGCGAGGCATACAGGGTCGAGGTCTTGCCGCTTCCGGTGGGGCCGGTCACGAGGATGATGCCGTTGGGCTTGCTCAGCAGCGTCTGGAATTTGATCAGCACGTCGTCGGCGAACCCGAGATCCTCGAGACCGAACAGAACGCGGCTCTTGTCAAGAATACGCATGACTATTTTTTCGCCGCGAAGGGTCGGATAGGTTGAGACGCGGAGGTCGATTTCGCGCCCCTCGTGGTTGAGCTTGATGCGGCCGTCCTGCGGAACGCGCTTCTCGGCGATGTCGAGCTCGGCCATGACCTTGCACCGCGAGATCGTCGCGGCCTCGAGGTTCTTCGGCAGCGCCATGACCTCCTGCAGCATGCCGTCGATGCGGAAGCGCGTGCGCATTACCGTGTCGTCGGGTTCGATATGGATGTCCGACGCCTTTTCTTTGATCGCGCGCATGATAATCAGGTTGACCAGCTGGATGATGTTCGCCTGATCGGCCGCGGAGAGATCGATGACCGCACCCTGGTGGCCGATACCGGGCTTCGCGCCCGTTCCCTGGATCTTCTTGGCGAACTCCTGGAGGCTCGAGCCCGACTTCAGATCGACGCCCGCCGCTGAACCGGCGCCGGTCGCGGGCTGCTGGGCGTCCGTGGCCGGCGAGATGCCGCCGTAGAACTGGTCGAGCGCCTCCTGGATCTCGGTCATGGTCGTGACGAGCGGTTTGATGTCGCAGTTCGTCGTATACTTGAGATTATCGATCAGAAACGAGTCGAGCGGATCGACCATCGCGACGGTGAGCGAACCCTTCACGCGCAGGAGCGCGATGCAGTGATACTTCCGGGCGATGTTCTCGGGGATGATCTTGACGATCTTCGGGTCGATGACGTAGTTGCGGAGGTTTGCGTAACTGAAGTTGAGCTTGCTCCCGAGGAAATCGAGAAGCTGCTGCTCCTTCAGATACTCGAGCCGAAGCAGGGTGAAGCCAAGAGTGTCGCTGGTCCGCTTCTGTTCGGCGAGCGCGGTCTTGAGCTGCTCTTCCGTGATCAGTTTCTCGCTGACGAGCGACTCGCCGAGGAGACGTTTCTCGATACGCGCCATCGAATCGGTACCTCAGATTTCGAGTGTGATGCCCAGGTTCTGCTCGAACTGGCGCTGGGCGTTGAGGACGAAGTCCACGATCACCTTTTCGTGGTCGGGGGAAACGTTGTTGAACGAGATGATGCCCTCGTATGCCTCTTTGCCCACGGCGTCATCGGAGGCCGACGTCGACCTGCGGAGCCTCACGAGGCGCCCCTGGACACCCTGGATGAACTGACTGCCGAGTTGGAAGGCGAAGATGATGTATTTGCCCTGCTCGATATCCTCGGTCGTTTCCATGAGACAACCGCCGGCCGACAGGTTGGTGATGACGCCGCGCATCTCGTAGTCGCCGCTGCTGAGCGTGCCGTCGATGAGTTCGCCCGAGAGCAGCACCTTGAACTTGCAGGGAATGCGCGTCTCGGTGCGCACGAACGCGCGTTTGTTCGCGCCTTCGACCTTGAACTTGAACGGCACGAGGGCGTTCTGGAAAATGTCCGACAGGGTGCGCAACTCGCGGGCCGAACTCGTCGTCTGGTCGACGATGACGGTGCGGCTGAGCGCGGTGCTCGCGACGTTTTGTATCTGTTGCGATATCTGGTCGGTGATCTTGGAGATCGTGTTCACCTTCTGGTACATGACGTCGGACGTCTGGCTCTGCCGGTCGGCCGAGTCGCTGATGTCCTTGATGATGACGTTGAGCTTGAGGGCCGTGTCGACCATGTTACTGAGGCTCGTGTCGACGGCGCTGATCACGTCCATGCCCTCGTACACCTTGTTGGTGTTCGATCGCATCATCTCGGCCGCGTTCTCGGTTTTGACGAGAATGTCGTTGATGAGGGTGTTGATCTTCTTCGACGACTCGGCCGAGCCGCGTGCGAGCTTGCGCACCTCGTCGGCGACGACGGCGAATCCGCGGCCCTGCTCGCCGGCGCGCGCCGCTTCGATGGCGGCGTTCAGGGCGAGGAGATTCGTTTTCTCGGCGATGTTTGCGATCTCGGTCAGGATCGCGCCGATTTGCTTGCCGCGGTCGTTGAGATCGTTCACGAGATTCGCGGAGCCTTCGGTCAGCTCCTTGATGCGCATCATCTTCTCGACCGACTGCTTGACCGAGGTTTGTGTATTCTGCGCTATTTCAGCGACGCCCTGGCTGTCCTCGCGGGCGATGACGAGCTTCGAACTGATGTCCTTGCTGAGGCTGAAACTGCTTTCGAGCGAGGAGATGGTTTCGCGCAGGTTGCTGGCGTTGTCCACGGCGTTCTTGTTGATGCTGTCGACCTTGTCCACGATCTCCTTGATGACGGTCGAACTGATCTGGGCCGTGCGGTCAAGATCGATCGAGGCCTCTTCGAGCCTGAGGGAGATCATCAGCACGCGTTTGAGGATCGAGACGACCACCTTGAACATCTGGTCGAAGATATCGAGTTCACGACTGAGGCCGGTTTTTTTGCTCGAGTAGCTCGCGCGCTGGAGGCCTACTTTCGTCTCGAGCTCGTCAAGAACGAGGTTGATAAGGCCCAGGATGATCTCGCGGCCGAACCAGCCGATCAGCAGACCGGCCCCGACGCCGATTCCGAGGGT encodes:
- a CDS encoding ATPase, T2SS/T4P/T4SS family, which translates into the protein MARIEKRLLGESLVSEKLITEEQLKTALAEQKRTSDTLGFTLLRLEYLKEQQLLDFLGSKLNFSYANLRNYVIDPKIVKIIPENIARKYHCIALLRVKGSLTVAMVDPLDSFLIDNLKYTTNCDIKPLVTTMTEIQEALDQFYGGISPATDAQQPATGAGSAAGVDLKSGSSLQEFAKKIQGTGAKPGIGHQGAVIDLSAADQANIIQLVNLIIMRAIKEKASDIHIEPDDTVMRTRFRIDGMLQEVMALPKNLEAATISRCKVMAELDIAEKRVPQDGRIKLNHEGREIDLRVSTYPTLRGEKIVMRILDKSRVLFGLEDLGFADDVLIKFQTLLSKPNGIILVTGPTGSGKTSTLYASLMRIKDPAINIVTIEDPVEYQLAGINQGQINPKAGFSFAGGLRSILRQDPDVIMVGEIRDVDTAEISIRAALTGHLVFSTLHTNDAAGAMTRLIDMGTEPFLVASSIIGVMAQRLCRLICENCKKEFVPSAGIIKHSKLLYQAGKTHVYSGEGCEQCNKTGYKGRTTVSELLIPNERIKELIVEKSPTSVIKNEAMKQGMRTLRQDGLAKVLRGLTTLEEVIRVSAEDEI
- a CDS encoding radical SAM protein, giving the protein MSQRLDALRRALGSLLPPEDHPLFDRLWNAASNRPLLLRRSRPHRTLAVSVTGPQCELRCSHCNGHYLEAMRPLSALDSSDYETFRSFLISGGSDCSGRVPLSGHIDRILRMPAEAGLNLHVGVQGAESLLPLKGRPVTVSYDLAGDAETVREVYGLSRPVSEIEACYLELARHFRVVPHLTLGLRGGAISGEPHVIDFLAANPPAALTFLVFRPTQNTPYADRQAPDIHEAVAIIADAAARLACPIHLGCMRPSGLYRRRFDVLAWVAGARVIVMPEHEFVRILAEHGVQVEEQTECCSLEYA
- a CDS encoding methyl-accepting chemotaxis protein yields the protein MALSSIVINKNSDSLRNVWIFAFVIGAIAGLAFAGVGLAIGKVAASAKTSFILATLGIGVGAGLLIGWFGREIILGLINLVLDELETKVGLQRASYSSKKTGLSRELDIFDQMFKVVVSILKRVLMISLRLEEASIDLDRTAQISSTVIKEIVDKVDSINKNAVDNASNLRETISSLESSFSLSKDISSKLVIAREDSQGVAEIAQNTQTSVKQSVEKMMRIKELTEGSANLVNDLNDRGKQIGAILTEIANIAEKTNLLALNAAIEAARAGEQGRGFAVVADEVRKLARGSAESSKKINTLINDILVKTENAAEMMRSNTNKVYEGMDVISAVDTSLSNMVDTALKLNVIIKDISDSADRQSQTSDVMYQKVNTISKITDQISQQIQNVASTALSRTVIVDQTTSSARELRTLSDIFQNALVPFKFKVEGANKRAFVRTETRIPCKFKVLLSGELIDGTLSSGDYEMRGVITNLSAGGCLMETTEDIEQGKYIIFAFQLGSQFIQGVQGRLVRLRRSTSASDDAVGKEAYEGIISFNNVSPDHEKVIVDFVLNAQRQFEQNLGITLEI
- a CDS encoding radical SAM protein, giving the protein MNPEKIRVSYGTALVLGLKRGTQDAPPTTAYLLWDTGCHGACSFCPRANGNLETQRLSRIVWPEFPTETVIDALSREPRPFGRVCMQTGWNPDTEESLIDISKYFIDRHFTLSVTIHPSQTALAARLLGQGVDHVGIGLDAAGADTYQQHKKRRHDADYPAVLDLCRAWPGRVEVHLIAGLGDSEETFIRRMDALMDAGGDIALFAFTPTNGSGSPPPPSSYRRLQAWRWLRRNGSVTIDRAVFRDGLLVDFGLPPHALRRLLSDGLAFRTSGCGACNRPYYNERPGGVMYNYPRPLTAEESDIAISEALSL